The sequence GCGGCTGCCGCAGCGAGCAGCTCGCGGACGGCGAGCGAGCCCGCGCCCCGCGCGGGCGACGAGCCTCCCGACTTCGACGCGATCCCGCTGCCCGACGAAGCGCCGCCGGAGGCCTACGAGCCGAGCGCGACTCCGCGCGCCGCGGCGACGCCGCGCTCCTCGGCGCCTGCGCCGCTCTCGCAGGTGTTCGACCGACTGCGCGCGTTCGCGCAGGAAGAGAACCGCGGCCTGTTCGCGGCGCTCGAAGGCGGCCGGCTGCTCGCGAAGAGCGACGACGCCCTGCGCATCGCGCTGCCCTCCGCGATCGCCGCGCGCCGCCTCGAGACGCGCAAGTCCGAGCTCGAGGGCGTGATCGCGCGCTTCTTCGGCAAGCCGATGCGTGCCGAGCTCACGGCCGACGCGGGCGCGGGCGCCGCGCAGATCGGAGCCAAGGCGAACGGCGGCAGCGAGACCGCGCGCAAGCGCCGGCAGGAGGCGCTGTCGCATCCCTCGGTGAACGCGGCGCTCGAAGTGTTAGGGGCCGAGATCGTCGAGATTCGCCCGCTCGGCGGCGTCTCGTAGGTGCGCACGCCCGCGCCGATCGAGCGGCTCGTCGCCGGGCTGCGCCGCTTGCCGGGCATCGGCGAAAAGTCCGCGACGCGCCTCGCGTTCCATCTGCTCACCGCGCCCGACGCTCAGGTGGCCGAGCTCGCCGACGCGATCGCGCGCGTGAAGCGCGAGATCGTGCTGTGCGCGGAGTGCTTCGATCTCACGGACGTGTCGCCGTGCGCCGTGTGCCGCGACGAGAAGCGCGACGCGGGCGTGATCTGCGTGGTCGAGGAGCCCGCCGACCGCGCCGCGATCGAGCGCAGCGGCGGCTTCGAGGGCCGCTACCACGTGCTCGGCGGCGCACTCGCGCCGCTCGACGGCATCGGCCCCGGCGAGCTGCGCGTGGCCGAGCTCGAAGCGCGCGTGCGCGGCGGCGCGGTGCGCGAAGTCATCCTCGCGACGAACCCGAACGCGGAAGGCGACGCCACCGCGCACCTGATCGCCGAGCGCCTCGCCGGCACTTCGGCGCGCATCACGCGCATCGCCTACGGCATGCCCCTCGGCGGCGACCTCGAATACGCCGACCACGTCACCGTGGGCCGCTCGCTCGCGAATCGCAAAGAGCTCTAAGCGCGCACTCGCGGCGCCTCGCCGCTGCACGCCGCCCTCCGAAAAGCGCGGGAGGCGCGGCTCAAAGCCGCGCCGATCCGCGCCCCGCCCGTGAAGGACGAACTACCTGCCAAGCCCCCGAACGCCGCGGCACGAGCCGCGACGCCAGCAAGAGCGTTCGCAGCGGGGCCGGGGGCGGCTGCGGCGAGGTCAAGCACAGCTCGGCCGCGATCACCGTGCAGCGCTGCGCCTCGACGCGACGCGTTCACCCACATCCATCGAGACGCCCACCAAGAGCGGCCGACAGCGAGCCACGAGCCGCAGCCGCCCCCGGCCCCGCCGCGAACGCGGAGCCCGCCCGAGCCTCCGCGCCCCGCGCACACACTCCTACTACGACACGAACGCCTCGATCTCCGCCGCCCGCGTCTCCGCATCCGCCTCGCCCAGCTCGATCAGCCGCGACAGGTAGTTCGGCTGGAACATCACCATCGAGAGCACGTCGTTGGAGCGCGTCTGCTGCGTGCCGAGGCCGCGCGTGAAGTAGCGGAACGCGCCAGGCAGCTCGGCCTCGAACTCGCTCGCGAGCTTGCCGAGGTCGCGCGAGGGCCGCAGCTGCAGCAGCTCCACGCGCCGCATCGCACCCCGCTGTTCGGGCGGCATGCGCTCGATCATCTCGTTGATGCGCTCGAGCGCGAGCGCATCGGCGTCGACGAGATCGAGGAACACCGCGTTGAACAGCACGCCCAGCATCTGCGCGATCGGCGGGTAGCCGTCCGTAACGACTTGCGCCGCTTCCTCGCGCGTGCGCGCGTAGCGCGTCGAGATCGTGATGATGCGCGACGCGCCGAGGTGCACCGCGGGCGAGAGCGGCGCGGTGAGGCGGATGCCGCCGTCGCCGTAGTACTGGCCGTCGACCGCGATGGCCGGGAAGAACAGCGGCAGCGCGGAGGACGCCATCACGTGCTCGACGCGCATCGCGGTCGCCACGCTCTTGCGGTCCGCGCGCTCCCAGGTCGCCACCTCGCGTCCCTGCACGAACGTCACCGACTGCCCGGTCGAGTAGCTGGAGGCGGTGATCGCGACCGCGCGCAAGCGGCCCAGCGCGAGGTTCTGCGCGACCCCGTGCAATGCGCCGTCGTCGCCGTGCAGTGCGACATCGAGAAAGCGACGCAGCGGGCGCGTGTCGACGAGCGCGTACGGGCGACGCTCCTTGATCGCCCCGCCCGTCGAGAGCTTCGCGCCCGTGCGGAGCACGCGGCCGATCAGGTGCAGCGGATCTACGTGAAAGACCTGGTCGACGGTGAGCCCGCTCCACAGCTGCGTGAGCGACTCGACGGTCGCGGCGAACGAACCGGTGCGCCCCGCCAGGTAGGCCGCGTTGATCGCTCCCGCGGAGACGCCAGTGAGGATCGGCGGGGCGAAATCGGGGATGCGACGCGCGAGTGCGCGCAGGAAGCCCACCTGATAAGCGGCGCGCGCGCCGCCTCCGCTCATCACGAGCGCGATCTCGCCGCGCGATCCCATCACGGCCTAATTGCTCGCCACGCCGCCGCGCAGTACGCGGCCGGCGAGCGCGCCGGTGTGCACGCCGCCCTGCATGAACGGCTGCCCGTTCACGAACGTGGCTGCGTAGCCGCTCGCGCGCTGCGCGAAGCGGCCCGCGCCGTTCGGGAAGTCGTGCACGTACTCGGGAACCGGCAGCGCGAGGCGCGCGGGGTCGATCACGTTCACGTCGGCGAAACTGCCCACGCGCAACTCACCGCGCTGCGCGATTCCGAACGCGCGGGCGGTGTCGGAGGTGAGTCGCTGCACCGCGCGCTCGGGCGAGAGCGCCCCCCGCGCCAGCACCCAGTGCGAGAGCAGGTAGGTCGGCGCGCTCGCGTCCATCGTGAGCCCGACGTGCGCGCCGGCGTCGGCGAGCCCCATCAGCACGACCTCGTCGCCGAGCATCGCGCCGATCGGCGCCTCGTCTTGATTCAGGAACGGGAGGCAGAGCAGCAGCTTGCCCTCGGTCTCGAGCGCGAGGTCGATGAACGCTTCGACGGGAAGCACGCCTCGGCGCTCGGCGAGCGCGAGCAGCTTGTTCTCGGGCCGGCAGTCGTACTGCGCGCGTCCAGCCGGCCCGTTCAGCACGAACCACGGCGCGAGCGAGTCGCGGTCCGCGCGCGCTTCGGCGACGAGCTGCCCGCGTCGCGCGGGATCGCGCAGCACGGCGAGGCGAGCTGTCAGGGAGAGCTCGCTCAGCGCGCGCCAGCTCGGGTGAAAGTCGAAGGGCGTGCGGTGCGCGATGCCGGTCAGCACGCCGATGAAGCGCGGCGCAGTCTGCGGGCGCAGCTTCGCGCCGCGCGCGTTCGCGGCCTTCGCGAGCGAGAGCGCGAGCTGCCAGTGCGCGCCCTGCCCGCGCGTCTGCGAGAGGTTGAACGTGAGGACGCCGCCGGAGCGCTTCGAGACGGCCTCCATCCACGCGAGCTCGCTCTCGACGCGCGGCTCGGAAGGGCCCTCGCCGTCGAAGCGCGGGGCGACCTCGAACACGCGCCCGCCGCGGCGCGCGAGCACGTCCGCGATCGCGAGCAGCTCGTCCGCGCGCGCGAAGGTGCCGGGCACGTAGCGGCCGTCGGGAACTTTGTGGCGCAGCGTGCGCGAGGAGGAGAAGCCGAGCGCGCCGGCGGCGAGCGCGTCGTCGACGGCGCTCGTCAGGGCCGCGAGCTCGCTCGCGCTCGGCGCCGCATCGGGGTCGAGGCTGCGCTCGCCCATCGCGAAGTACCGCGCGGCGCAGTGGCCGACCATGCCGCCCACGTTGAGCCCCTTCGGCACGCGCTCCAGCCAATCGAGGAAGCCGCCGTAGCCCTCCCAGTCGAACGGCAGGCCCTCGAGGATGCTGCGCGCCGGGATGTCCTCCACCGACTCCATCATGCGCGCGAGCGTCTCGCGGTCGCGCGCGCGCACCGGCGCGAAGGTCACGCCGCAGTTTCCGATCACGACGGACGTGACGCCGTGCCAGCACGAGGAGCTGCCGAGCGGATCCCAGGCGAGCTGTGCGTCGAGGTGCGTGTGGATGTCGACGAAGCCCGGCGTAACCCAACAACCCGCGGCGTCGATCTCGCGCGCACCTCGCTCCGCGATGCGTCCGATCGCCGCGATGCGGTCGCCCGCGATCGCGAGGTCCGCCTGGCGCGCGCGGGCGCCGCTGCCATCCATCACCGAGCCGCCGCGGATCACGAAGTCGTACGCCATGCGCTCTCCATACCACGAACGGCCTCTAAAGCCCCTGCTCGAGCGCGCCGAAACGAGCCGGAAGCCGGTGCGGGCGCAAACCCCGGGCGCTAACTAGGCGCGCGGGCGGGAGAGCCTGCGAGCCCGGTGACTTGGCAACGCTCTTGCCGGCCGATGAAAGCTGCGGGCGAGTCGCATGATGGACACGCAGATGGTCATGTACGAGGAGGATCACAAGAAGATCCTGCTCGTGATTGGCCGGCTGGTTCGAGAAGCGAACGCGAAGGCGGTGTTCGTCGTCGATCGCAACGGTCAGCTGATCGCTGAGGCCGGCGAGACGCGCGGCATCGACACGACTTCGCTGGCGTCGCTGACCGCGGGCACGATCGCCGCGACGGGCGGTCTCGCGAAGATCATCGGGGAGACGGATTTCCCGGTGCACTTCCATCAGGGCGTGAAGGACAACCTGCACGTCACGATGGTGGCGGGGCGCTGGATCCTCGTCGTCGTGTTCGACGAGCGCAGCTCGCTCGGTTTGGTGCGCCTGCGCGTGAAGAAGGCGATGGCCGACCTCTCGAAAGTGTTCGAAGACCTGAAGAAGAAGGCCGACTCGGAAGCGGCCAGCGGCTCGTCGCCGTTCGCCGAGATCACGGACGACGACATCGACAACCTGTTCAACGATTAGGGCCGCAGCACGCCATGTCGTTCATCAACTACTCCTCGCGCGAGATCAACTGCAAGATCGTTTATTACGGGCCCGGCCTGTGCGGCAAGACCATGAACCTGCAGTGGATCTATGCCAAGACCAACCCCGACCTGAAGGGGAAGATGATCTCGCTCGCGACCGAGACCGAGCGCACGTTGTTCTTCGACTTCCTGCCCCTCGCGCTCGGGCAAATCCGCGGCTTCAAGACGCGCTTCCACCTCTACACGGTGCCGGGCCAGGTCTTCTACGACGCGAGCCGCAAGCTGATCCTGAAGGGCGTCGACGGCGTGGTGTTCGTGGCCGACAGCCAGATCGAGCGCATGGAAGCCAACCTCGAGAGCATGGACAACCTGCGCATCAACCTGAAGGAACAGGGCTACGACCTCGACAAGGTCCCGTTCGTGATCCAGTACAACAAGCGCGACCTGCCCAACGCCGCCCCGCTCGAGGAGATGCGCCGCGCGCTCAATCCGATGGGCGTGCCCGATTTCGAGGCGTGCGCGTCGAGCGGCGCTGGCGTGTTCGAGACGCTCAAGCACGTCGCGAAGCTGATCCTGTCGGACCTGAAGCGGCTGGGGCGGTAGCGGTCCGTCGTACGTTGCCGAGCACAGCGGCCCGCCGCGGGCGTACAGTGCCCGCATGCCGTTGATCAACGTCGCCGGCCGCAAGGTCTACTACGAGTCGCACGGCCCGACCTCGGGCACGCCGCTCGTCCTCGTCATGGGAATGGGCGGCTCGTGCAAGGGCTGGCTGCCGCTGCAGGTGCCGGAGTTCTCTCAGCGCCACCGCACGCTGATCTTCGACAACCGCGGCGTGGGCGAGTCCGAAGATCCGGGCGGCCCTTTCACCACCGCCGACCTCGCCGACGATCTCGCGGGCCTGCTGCACGCGCTCGGCATCACGCGCGCGCACGTGCTCGGCGCGTTCCTCGGCGGCATGGCGGCGCAGCAGTTCGCGCTGCGTCACCCCGATCTGTTAGGGCGATTGGTCCTGGTCGGCACCTGGGCGCGGCCCGACGCCAAGCGGCGCCTTCTGCTCGAGAAGTGGCGCGCCATGGCGCGCAGCGGCGTGCCGCGAGAGATCTTCGTGAGCGAGCGGCTGCTCTGGACGCTGCAAGACGAGACGCTCGAGCAGCGCGACCTGATCGACGCGATGTCCGCGAGCTTCCCCGGCGAAGGCGCGGGGGCGACCGGCGACCTGCTCGCGCGCCAGTGCGACGCATGCCTCGGCCACGACGTGCTCGATCAGCTCCGCAACATCCCGCACCGAACGCTCGTGATCTGCGGCCGAAACGATCAGCTCACGCCGCCGAAGATGCACCGCGAGCTCGCCGACGAGCTGCACAACGCGCGCCTCGCGACGCTCTACGGCGCGCACCTCGTGATGGCCGAAGCGGCGCAGCAGCTGAACCAGGCGGTGCTGCACTTCCTCGCCGAGCGCTGACAGGCGAACGCCCGCGCCTCCGTAGTTTCCGCGAGTGATCCCGGTAGTCCCGCTCGTCGCCCGGCTCCGTGCAAGGTCCGAAGAGCCGGCAACAGCTTCGCAGGAAGGCGGAGCTTGCCGGGAGGGACCGACGTGAACGATTCAGGCGACTCCGTCGCAGTGCGTGCGAACCGCGTGCGCGCGTTGCGCGAGGAACGAATGATGAGCCGCGAGGAGCTCGCGCAGAAGGCGGGCGTCTCGCTGCGCACGATCTGGAGCGTCGAAACGGGACACGAATGCCGGCTCGACACCAAGCGCTCGATCCTGCGTGCGCTCGGGATTCCGCGCACGCGCTTTCGCACGGTGTTTCCGTCGCCCGCTGCTCCGGCGGCCGCAACGTCGCCGCTGGCGGGTGTGCTTGCGCCCCCCGCGGCGTAGTCGCGCCACCTCCGCGCGCCCGCAGGAGCTCCGATGTTCATTCTGATCGGCTGGGTCGTCGCGCTCGGCGCGGTGTTCGGCGGCTTCGTGCTCGCCGGCGGAAAGCTCGGCGCCCTGTTTCAGCCGCTCGAGCTGCTCATGATCGGCGGCGCAGCCATCGGTGCGCTCGTCGCCAGCAACCCGATGAAAACCCTCAAGTCCGTCGGCGCCGCCCTGGGCGCGATCTTCAAGGGATCTAGGTACACGAAAGCGCTCTACATGGAGCTGATGGCGCTGCTGTACGAGATCTTGATGAAGGTCCGCAAGGAGGGATTCCTCTCGATCGAGCGCGACATCGAGCAGCCCGAGAGCAGCGCGCTCTTCAGCAAGTTCCCGAACGTTCTCGCCGAACACCACGCCGTCGGCTTCATCACGGACTACCTGCGCCTGATGGCGAGCGGGAACCTGAACGCGCTCTAGATCGAGGCGCTGATGGACAGCGAGATCGAGACGCACCACCACGAGGCCGAGGCTCCCGTGCACGCCGTCCAGAAGATGGCGGACGGTCTCCCGGCATTCGGCATCGTGGCCGCCGTCATGGGTGTCGTTCACACGATGGAATCTCTCCATCTTCCGCCCGAGCAGCTCGGCATCTTGATCGCGCACGCGCTCGTCGGAACGTTCCTCGGGATCTTGCTGTCGTACGGCGTCGTCGCGCCCCTTGCCTCGATGCTCGACGTGAAGGCGGCCGAGGGAACGAAGCTGCTTCAGACCATCAAGGTCACGTTGCTCACGAGCTTGCAGGGCTACGCGCCCGCGCTCGCGGTCGAGTTCGGCCGCAAGGTGCTCTACTCGACGGAGCGCCCGGAGTTCGCCGAGCTCGAAGCGCACGTGAAGCAGAAGAAGGCGGCGTAGGCGCACGTGGCGGAGGGCACCCAACCGATCGTCATCAAGCGCATCAAGAAAGTCGCTGGCGGACACCACGGCGGCGCTTGGAAGATCGCGTACGCAGACTTCGTGACCGCGATGATGGCGTTCTTCCTGCTGATGTGGCTGCTGTCCTCCAAGCCGGAGAAAGAGCGCGAGGAGATCGCGCGCTACTTCAGCAAGCCCTTGATCGAAGCGATCCTCGGCACGGATGGCGCCGCCGGCGGCTCTGACGCGACGCCGTCGGTGCTGCCCGCCGCGGGCATGGACCTGATCGTCGTCGAAGGCAACGACATGCGGGGCGTCGAGCAGTCCCACGCCCGCACCGAGCTCGAGCGCAGGGAAGCGGCGGGCCTCGAGAGCCTGATGCGCGAGATCGAACGCGCGATCGAGGCGGATGCGGTTCTGCGCGAGCTGCGCGACCAGCTCCTACTCGACCTCACGACCGAGGGATTGCGCATTCAGATCGTCGACGAGAAGAGTCGGCCGATGTTCGAGTCCGGTGCGAGCACTCCGCTTCCCTACACCGCGGAGTTGCTGCGGGCGATCGGCGCGAGCCTCAACGCGACGTCCCACAAGCTGAGCATCTCGGGCCACACCGACGCGACTCCGTTCTCGGGCGGGCCGGCGAACACCGGCAATTGGGAGCTCTCCGCCGAGCGCGCCAACGCGGCGCGGCGCGAGCTCGTCCGCGGCGGGATGAGCGAAGGCAAAGTGATGCGCGTCGTCGGACTCGGGGCGGCCGTGCCGCTGCTCGCATCCGAGCCCAATCACCCGATGAATCGCCGCATCGCGATCGTCGTGCTCAACAAGGCGACCGAGGCGACGATTGCGCGCGATGGCGGTGTGGCCGCGGTGCGCGTGCCGACGAACCGCGAACGCTTCGCGCTGCCGACCACCGATGCGACACCGGCGCTCGCACCGGCGGAGGCCGTTGCGCCCGCGCGGAAGGTCGAAACCGAGGTGCTCCCGCCCGCGCACGGCGCGACGCCCCCGGCGGCGCTAAGC comes from Deltaproteobacteria bacterium and encodes:
- the recR gene encoding recombination protein RecR; translation: MRTPAPIERLVAGLRRLPGIGEKSATRLAFHLLTAPDAQVAELADAIARVKREIVLCAECFDLTDVSPCAVCRDEKRDAGVICVVEEPADRAAIERSGGFEGRYHVLGGALAPLDGIGPGELRVAELEARVRGGAVREVILATNPNAEGDATAHLIAERLAGTSARITRIAYGMPLGGDLEYADHVTVGRSLANRKEL
- a CDS encoding patatin-like phospholipase family protein; protein product: MMGSRGEIALVMSGGGARAAYQVGFLRALARRIPDFAPPILTGVSAGAINAAYLAGRTGSFAATVESLTQLWSGLTVDQVFHVDPLHLIGRVLRTGAKLSTGGAIKERRPYALVDTRPLRRFLDVALHGDDGALHGVAQNLALGRLRAVAITASSYSTGQSVTFVQGREVATWERADRKSVATAMRVEHVMASSALPLFFPAIAVDGQYYGDGGIRLTAPLSPAVHLGASRIITISTRYARTREEAAQVVTDGYPPIAQMLGVLFNAVFLDLVDADALALERINEMIERMPPEQRGAMRRVELLQLRPSRDLGKLASEFEAELPGAFRYFTRGLGTQQTRSNDVLSMVMFQPNYLSRLIELGEADAETRAAEIEAFVS
- a CDS encoding amidohydrolase family protein, whose protein sequence is MAYDFVIRGGSVMDGSGARARQADLAIAGDRIAAIGRIAERGAREIDAAGCWVTPGFVDIHTHLDAQLAWDPLGSSSCWHGVTSVVIGNCGVTFAPVRARDRETLARMMESVEDIPARSILEGLPFDWEGYGGFLDWLERVPKGLNVGGMVGHCAARYFAMGERSLDPDAAPSASELAALTSAVDDALAAGALGFSSSRTLRHKVPDGRYVPGTFARADELLAIADVLARRGGRVFEVAPRFDGEGPSEPRVESELAWMEAVSKRSGGVLTFNLSQTRGQGAHWQLALSLAKAANARGAKLRPQTAPRFIGVLTGIAHRTPFDFHPSWRALSELSLTARLAVLRDPARRGQLVAEARADRDSLAPWFVLNGPAGRAQYDCRPENKLLALAERRGVLPVEAFIDLALETEGKLLLCLPFLNQDEAPIGAMLGDEVVLMGLADAGAHVGLTMDASAPTYLLSHWVLARGALSPERAVQRLTSDTARAFGIAQRGELRVGSFADVNVIDPARLALPVPEYVHDFPNGAGRFAQRASGYAATFVNGQPFMQGGVHTGALAGRVLRGGVASN
- a CDS encoding roadblock/LC7 domain-containing protein; translation: MMDTQMVMYEEDHKKILLVIGRLVREANAKAVFVVDRNGQLIAEAGETRGIDTTSLASLTAGTIAATGGLAKIIGETDFPVHFHQGVKDNLHVTMVAGRWILVVVFDERSSLGLVRLRVKKAMADLSKVFEDLKKKADSEAASGSSPFAEITDDDIDNLFND
- a CDS encoding gliding-motility protein MglA, producing MSFINYSSREINCKIVYYGPGLCGKTMNLQWIYAKTNPDLKGKMISLATETERTLFFDFLPLALGQIRGFKTRFHLYTVPGQVFYDASRKLILKGVDGVVFVADSQIERMEANLESMDNLRINLKEQGYDLDKVPFVIQYNKRDLPNAAPLEEMRRALNPMGVPDFEACASSGAGVFETLKHVAKLILSDLKRLGR
- a CDS encoding alpha/beta fold hydrolase is translated as MPLINVAGRKVYYESHGPTSGTPLVLVMGMGGSCKGWLPLQVPEFSQRHRTLIFDNRGVGESEDPGGPFTTADLADDLAGLLHALGITRAHVLGAFLGGMAAQQFALRHPDLLGRLVLVGTWARPDAKRRLLLEKWRAMARSGVPREIFVSERLLWTLQDETLEQRDLIDAMSASFPGEGAGATGDLLARQCDACLGHDVLDQLRNIPHRTLVICGRNDQLTPPKMHRELADELHNARLATLYGAHLVMAEAAQQLNQAVLHFLAER
- a CDS encoding helix-turn-helix transcriptional regulator — translated: MRANRVRALREERMMSREELAQKAGVSLRTIWSVETGHECRLDTKRSILRALGIPRTRFRTVFPSPAAPAAATSPLAGVLAPPAA
- the motB gene encoding flagellar motor protein MotB — protein: MAEGTQPIVIKRIKKVAGGHHGGAWKIAYADFVTAMMAFFLLMWLLSSKPEKEREEIARYFSKPLIEAILGTDGAAGGSDATPSVLPAAGMDLIVVEGNDMRGVEQSHARTELERREAAGLESLMREIERAIEADAVLRELRDQLLLDLTTEGLRIQIVDEKSRPMFESGASTPLPYTAELLRAIGASLNATSHKLSISGHTDATPFSGGPANTGNWELSAERANAARRELVRGGMSEGKVMRVVGLGAAVPLLASEPNHPMNRRIAIVVLNKATEATIARDGGVAAVRVPTNRERFALPTTDATPALAPAEAVAPARKVETEVLPPAHGATPPAALSEEHP